In the Streptomyces fradiae ATCC 10745 = DSM 40063 genome, one interval contains:
- a CDS encoding UDP-N-acetylmuramoyl-L-alanyl-D-glutamate--2,6-diaminopimelate ligase, which yields MTTITPDPGNRSGADRAPAASFSPITGAPGTLTAVPHPDQSPATDQGAPAKQPGAPRPVQVRPTPLGELAARLGAPAPHEPHRPYEGQVTGITHDSRAVRPGDVYAALPGARVHGADFAAQAAGLGAVAILTDPTGADRAAATGLPVLTVDDPRGRMGELAAEIYGRPGADLLQIGITGTSGKTTTAYLVEGGLKAAGRASGLIGTVETRIGEESVKSERTTPEATDLQALFAVMRERGADAVAMEVSSHALVLGRVDGCVFDVAVFNNLSPEHMEFHSGMEDYFQAKAQLFTPRRSRQGVVNLDDEYGRRLVTEATVPVVTFSADGDPDADWRAEDVRSGPLGSTFTIVGPKDERIAAKAPLPGPFNVANTLAAVVTLAVAGIDPQTAADGVAAVPGVPGRLERVDAGQPYLAVVDYAHKTDAVESVLRSLRKVTEGSLHLVLGCGGDRDVTKRGPMGAAAARLADTAVLTSDNPRSEDPLAILSAMLAGAAQVPAHERGTVLVDADRASAIAAAVARARPGDTVLVAGKGHEQGQDIAGVVRPFDDRRVLREAIQNSQG from the coding sequence GTGACAACCATCACGCCCGACCCCGGGAACCGATCCGGCGCCGACCGCGCCCCGGCGGCCTCATTTAGCCCGATCACGGGTGCGCCCGGTACGCTCACCGCCGTGCCACACCCTGATCAGTCCCCAGCAACCGACCAGGGCGCGCCCGCGAAACAGCCGGGAGCGCCCCGTCCGGTCCAGGTCCGCCCCACGCCCCTCGGCGAACTGGCCGCCCGCCTGGGCGCCCCCGCTCCGCACGAGCCGCACCGGCCGTACGAGGGGCAGGTCACCGGCATCACCCACGACTCGCGGGCGGTACGCCCCGGAGACGTGTACGCCGCGCTGCCGGGCGCCCGGGTCCACGGAGCCGACTTCGCCGCGCAGGCCGCCGGCCTCGGCGCCGTCGCGATCCTCACCGACCCGACCGGAGCCGACCGCGCCGCCGCGACCGGCCTGCCCGTCCTGACCGTGGACGACCCGCGCGGCCGGATGGGCGAACTCGCCGCCGAGATCTACGGCCGCCCCGGCGCCGACCTCCTCCAGATCGGCATCACCGGCACGTCCGGCAAGACCACCACCGCCTACCTCGTCGAGGGCGGCCTCAAGGCCGCCGGACGCGCCTCCGGGCTGATCGGCACCGTCGAGACGCGCATCGGCGAGGAGAGCGTCAAGTCCGAGCGGACCACGCCCGAGGCGACCGACCTCCAGGCCCTGTTCGCCGTCATGCGCGAGCGCGGCGCCGACGCCGTCGCCATGGAGGTCTCCAGCCACGCCCTGGTGCTCGGCCGGGTCGACGGCTGCGTCTTCGACGTCGCCGTCTTCAACAACCTCAGCCCGGAGCACATGGAGTTCCACTCCGGCATGGAGGACTACTTCCAGGCCAAGGCGCAGCTGTTCACGCCCCGCCGCTCCCGCCAGGGCGTCGTCAACCTCGACGACGAGTACGGCAGGAGGCTGGTCACCGAGGCGACCGTGCCCGTCGTCACCTTCTCCGCCGACGGCGACCCGGACGCCGACTGGCGCGCCGAGGACGTCCGCAGCGGCCCCCTCGGCAGCACCTTCACCATCGTCGGCCCGAAGGACGAGCGGATCGCCGCCAAGGCGCCGCTGCCCGGCCCGTTCAACGTCGCCAACACCCTCGCCGCCGTCGTCACCCTCGCCGTCGCCGGGATCGACCCGCAGACCGCCGCCGACGGCGTCGCCGCCGTCCCCGGCGTGCCCGGCCGGCTGGAGCGCGTCGACGCCGGCCAGCCGTACCTCGCCGTGGTCGACTACGCCCACAAGACCGACGCCGTCGAGTCCGTGCTGCGCTCCCTGCGCAAGGTGACCGAGGGCAGCCTGCACCTCGTCCTCGGCTGCGGCGGCGACCGCGACGTCACCAAGCGCGGCCCGATGGGCGCCGCCGCGGCGCGCCTCGCCGACACGGCCGTGCTCACCTCCGACAACCCGCGCTCCGAGGACCCCCTCGCGATCCTCTCCGCCATGCTCGCCGGCGCCGCCCAGGTCCCCGCCCACGAGCGGGGCACCGTCCTGGTCGACGCCGACCGGGCCTCCGCCATCGCCGCCGCCGTCGCCCGCGCCCGGCCGGGCGACACGGTCCTCGTCGCGGGCAAGGGCCACGAGCAGGGCCAGGACATCGCAGGCGTGGTACGGCCCTTCGACGACCGCCGGGTCCTGCGGGAAGCCATCCAGAACAGTCAGGGATGA
- the rsmH gene encoding 16S rRNA (cytosine(1402)-N(4))-methyltransferase RsmH — protein sequence MLRRCLDLLAPALERPGAVVVDCTLGLGGHSEALLTRFPGARLVALDRDTEALRLSGERLARFGDRATLVHAVYDELPEVLARLGVPRVQGVLFDLGVSSMQLDEADRGFAYAQDAPLDMRMDQTAGISAAEVLNTYPPGELVRILRAYGEEKQAKRIVGAIVREREKEPFTRSARLVELIRDALPQAAKRTGGNPAKRTFQALRIEVNGELAVLERAIPAAVKALAVGGRVAVLSYHSLEDRLVKQVFAAGAATTAPPGLPVVPERYQPRLKLLTRGAELPTEEEVAENRRAAPARLRGAERIREDV from the coding sequence ATGCTCCGGCGGTGCCTGGACCTCCTCGCACCCGCACTGGAGCGGCCCGGAGCGGTCGTCGTGGACTGCACCCTGGGCCTGGGCGGCCACAGCGAGGCCCTGCTCACCCGCTTCCCCGGGGCGCGGCTCGTCGCGCTGGACCGGGACACCGAGGCGCTGCGCCTCTCCGGCGAGCGCCTGGCCCGCTTCGGCGACCGCGCCACGCTCGTCCACGCCGTCTACGACGAGCTGCCCGAGGTCCTCGCCCGGCTCGGCGTGCCGCGCGTCCAGGGCGTCCTGTTCGACCTCGGCGTCTCCTCCATGCAGCTCGACGAGGCCGACCGCGGCTTCGCCTACGCCCAGGACGCCCCGCTCGACATGCGCATGGACCAGACGGCGGGCATCAGCGCCGCCGAGGTCCTCAACACCTACCCGCCCGGCGAGCTGGTCCGCATCCTGCGCGCGTACGGCGAGGAGAAGCAGGCCAAGCGGATCGTCGGCGCCATCGTGCGGGAGCGGGAGAAGGAGCCGTTCACCCGCAGCGCCCGGCTGGTCGAGCTGATCCGCGACGCCCTGCCGCAGGCCGCCAAGCGCACCGGGGGCAACCCGGCCAAGCGCACCTTCCAGGCGCTGCGTATCGAGGTCAACGGCGAACTGGCCGTGCTGGAGCGGGCGATCCCGGCCGCGGTGAAGGCCCTCGCCGTCGGCGGGCGCGTCGCGGTCCTCTCGTACCACTCGCTGGAGGACCGGCTGGTCAAGCAGGTCTTCGCGGCGGGCGCCGCCACCACGGCCCCGCCGGGGCTGCCCGTGGTCCCCGAGCGGTACCAGCCTCGCCTCAAGCTGCTGACGCGCGGCGCCGAACTCCCCACCGAGGAGGAGGTCGCCGAGAACCGCAGGGCCGCGCCGGCCCGTCTGCGCGGCGCGGAACGGATCAGGGAGGACGTGTGA
- a CDS encoding UDP-N-acetylmuramoyl-tripeptide--D-alanyl-D-alanine ligase, whose product MIALSLSEIADITGGRTYDIPDPDVQVTGSVVYDSRQVEPGSLFAAFTGENVDGHDYAEGAVAAGAVAVLATRPVGVPAVVVPDVTAALGALARSVVERLGATVVALTGSAGKTSTKDLIAQLLQRVGPTVWPAGNLNNEIGLPVTALRATEETRHLVLEMGARGVGHIRYLAQLTPPRIGLVLNVGSAHIGEFGGREQIALAKGELVESLPSAERGGVAVLNADDPLVKAMASRTEARVVFFGESAEASVRAENVRLTPAGQPAFRLHTPTGCSDVTMRLYGEHHVSNALAAAAVAHELGMPVHEIAAALSEAGSLSRWRMEVTERPDGVTIVNDAYNANPESMRAALRALAAMGEAARARGGRTWAVLGLMAELGDEALAEHDAVGRLAVRLNVGKLVAVGGREASWLQLGAYNEGSWGEESVHVSDAQAAIDLLRSELRPGDVVLVKASRSVGLERVAQALLGNTTEGEVAGR is encoded by the coding sequence GTGATCGCCCTCTCCCTCAGCGAGATCGCCGACATCACCGGCGGGCGGACGTACGACATACCGGATCCGGACGTACAGGTCACCGGCTCCGTGGTCTACGACTCCCGCCAGGTCGAGCCCGGCAGTCTCTTCGCCGCCTTCACCGGTGAGAACGTCGACGGGCACGACTACGCCGAAGGCGCCGTCGCGGCCGGAGCGGTGGCCGTCCTGGCCACCCGGCCCGTCGGCGTCCCCGCCGTCGTCGTGCCCGACGTGACCGCCGCCCTCGGCGCCCTCGCGCGCAGCGTCGTCGAGCGGCTCGGGGCCACCGTCGTCGCCCTCACCGGCTCGGCCGGCAAGACCAGCACCAAGGACCTCATCGCGCAGCTCCTCCAGCGCGTGGGCCCCACGGTCTGGCCGGCCGGCAACCTCAACAACGAGATCGGCCTCCCGGTGACCGCGCTGCGCGCCACCGAGGAGACCCGCCACCTGGTCCTGGAGATGGGCGCGCGCGGCGTCGGCCACATCCGGTACCTCGCGCAGCTGACCCCGCCCCGCATCGGCCTCGTCCTCAACGTGGGCTCCGCCCACATCGGCGAGTTCGGCGGCCGGGAGCAGATCGCGCTGGCCAAGGGCGAGCTGGTCGAGTCCCTGCCGTCCGCGGAGCGGGGCGGGGTGGCCGTCCTCAACGCCGACGACCCCCTGGTGAAGGCCATGGCGTCCCGCACCGAGGCGCGCGTGGTCTTCTTCGGGGAGTCCGCGGAAGCGTCCGTACGCGCCGAAAACGTCCGTCTCACCCCGGCCGGACAGCCCGCTTTCCGCCTTCACACACCCACCGGGTGCAGCGACGTGACCATGCGCCTGTACGGTGAGCACCACGTGTCGAACGCGCTCGCCGCGGCCGCCGTCGCCCATGAGCTGGGCATGCCCGTGCACGAGATCGCCGCCGCGCTCTCCGAGGCGGGCTCCCTCTCCCGCTGGCGCATGGAGGTCACCGAGCGTCCGGACGGTGTGACGATCGTCAACGACGCCTACAACGCGAACCCCGAGTCCATGCGGGCCGCCCTGCGCGCGCTCGCCGCCATGGGCGAGGCCGCACGGGCCAGGGGGGGCCGCACGTGGGCGGTGCTCGGCCTGATGGCCGAGCTCGGCGACGAGGCGCTCGCCGAGCACGACGCGGTCGGACGGCTCGCCGTCCGACTCAATGTCGGCAAGCTCGTCGCGGTCGGGGGCAGGGAAGCGTCCTGGCTGCAACTGGGCGCATACAACGAGGGTTCGTGGGGTGAGGAGTCGGTGCACGTGTCCGACGCGCAGGCGGCGATCGACCTGTTGCGCAGTGAACTGCGTCCGGGTGACGTCGTGCTGGTGAAGGCTTCCAGGTCGGTCGGGCTCGAGCGGGTCGCCCAGGCACTGCTCGGGAACACCACCGAGGGCGAGGTCGCCGGCCGATGA
- a CDS encoding AAA family ATPase has product MTTYDDRASLTDLTTTAELVRRSVEGVIEGKPEVVRVSLTVLLAEGHLLIEDVPGVGKTMLAKALARSIDCSVRRIQFTPDLLPSDVTGVSVYDQQRREFEFKPGAIFAQIVIGDEINRASPKTQSALLESLEERQVTVDGQSYELPSPFMVVATQNPVEMEGTYPLPEAQRDRFMARVSIGYPSADAELRMLDTHGGVSPLDDLQPVAHAHDIVKLIDAVRGVHVADSVRRYAVDLVGATRVHPDLRLGASPRATLHLLRAAKASAALAGREYALPDDVQALAVPVLAHRLLPTAQAQLDRRTAEQVVLDILQRTPVPAVAQRPAGEAFLAQRPGLRRL; this is encoded by the coding sequence GTGACCACCTATGACGACCGAGCGAGCCTCACAGACCTGACCACCACCGCGGAGTTGGTCCGCCGGTCGGTGGAGGGTGTGATCGAGGGCAAGCCCGAGGTCGTACGGGTCTCGCTGACCGTGCTGCTGGCCGAGGGGCACCTCCTGATCGAGGACGTGCCCGGCGTCGGCAAGACGATGCTGGCGAAGGCGCTGGCCCGGTCCATCGACTGCTCCGTGCGGCGCATCCAGTTCACGCCCGACCTGCTGCCATCCGACGTCACCGGCGTGTCGGTCTACGACCAGCAGCGCCGCGAGTTCGAGTTCAAGCCGGGCGCGATCTTCGCGCAGATCGTGATCGGCGACGAGATCAACCGGGCCTCGCCCAAGACCCAGTCCGCGCTCCTGGAGTCCCTGGAGGAGCGCCAGGTCACCGTGGACGGGCAGTCGTACGAGCTGCCGTCGCCGTTCATGGTGGTGGCCACGCAGAACCCGGTGGAGATGGAAGGAACGTATCCGCTCCCCGAGGCCCAGCGGGACCGCTTCATGGCGCGCGTCTCGATCGGCTACCCGAGCGCCGACGCCGAGCTGCGGATGCTGGACACGCACGGCGGGGTGTCACCGCTGGACGACCTCCAGCCGGTGGCGCACGCCCACGACATCGTGAAGCTGATCGACGCGGTGCGCGGTGTCCACGTCGCCGACTCGGTCCGCAGGTACGCCGTCGACCTGGTCGGCGCCACCCGCGTCCACCCGGATCTGCGCCTGGGCGCCTCGCCGCGCGCGACGCTGCACCTGCTGCGCGCCGCGAAGGCCTCCGCCGCGCTGGCCGGCCGCGAGTACGCCCTCCCGGACGACGTGCAGGCGCTGGCCGTGCCCGTGCTGGCGCACCGGCTGCTGCCGACCGCGCAGGCGCAGCTGGACCGGCGCACCGCCGAGCAGGTCGTACTGGACATCCTGCAGCGCACCCCCGTGCCGGCGGTGGCGCAGCGGCCGGCCGGGGAGGCGTTCCTCGCCCAGCGGCCCGGCCTGCGGCGGCTGTGA
- a CDS encoding peptidoglycan D,D-transpeptidase FtsI family protein — MPSQEPPHRRVPRPAGGARHPAGRTRGARAPRDTATGRPRPAAGRPTPRRPRQAPPRPPAARPLRLGSPRPRLRLVSVGLTLVMLAFVVRLLQVQAVDAAAYAAKAEKNRYLSHKLAAERGEITDRAGIALATSVDAYDITADPKMFTPQESKVPDAPEQAAALLAPILGKDPAALVRTLKSPPSPRYAVLARKQTPQVWNQIKDLKALFARKAREDRAQGGPGVSVLAGVLSEKSTKRVYPNGSLGAGILGYVNAEGRGAGGLESMLDEELAGRDGKITYAHSGGRRVPTAQARETPAVPGSDIELTIDRDIQWAAQKAISEQVAASRADRGYVIVQDTRTGEVLAMANAPGFDPNDLSQADSAAMGNAALQDAFEPGSTAKVMSIAAVLEEGAATPSTHVVVPNRLHRGDRLFKDDIDHPTWYLTLNGVLAKSSNIGTILATGQLGKNQAEANRVLHSYLRKFGMGSPTGLGYPGETSGILADPKDWNTSQQYTIPFGQGMSLNAMQAASVYSTVANGGVRVEPTLVRGTRGPDGRFTPAPEPARTRVVSEKTAQTLAAMLESVVDDREGTGTKAAIPGYRVAGKTGTANRVDPRLGRYKGYTASFAGFAPADAPRITVYCAIQNPTQGSYFGGQICGPVYKKVMEFALKTLHIAPTGAPPPRMPVTFTPGDRAEGSPQ, encoded by the coding sequence GTGCCCTCCCAGGAACCTCCGCACCGCCGCGTCCCCCGCCCCGCCGGCGGCGCCCGGCACCCTGCGGGCCGCACCCGCGGCGCCCGCGCCCCCCGCGACACCGCCACCGGCCGCCCCCGCCCCGCCGCCGGCCGCCCCACGCCCCGCCGGCCGCGCCAGGCGCCGCCCCGGCCGCCGGCCGCCCGCCCGCTCCGGCTCGGCAGCCCCCGCCCCCGGCTCCGCCTGGTCAGCGTCGGGCTCACCCTGGTCATGCTGGCCTTCGTCGTGCGCCTCCTCCAGGTCCAGGCCGTCGACGCCGCCGCGTACGCGGCCAAGGCCGAGAAGAACCGCTACCTGAGCCACAAGCTCGCCGCCGAGCGCGGCGAGATCACCGACCGCGCCGGCATCGCCCTGGCCACCAGCGTCGACGCGTACGACATCACCGCCGACCCGAAGATGTTCACCCCGCAGGAGAGCAAGGTCCCCGACGCGCCCGAGCAGGCCGCCGCCCTCCTCGCGCCCATCCTCGGCAAGGACCCCGCCGCGCTCGTGCGCACCCTCAAGTCCCCGCCCTCCCCCCGGTACGCGGTCCTCGCCCGCAAGCAGACCCCCCAGGTCTGGAACCAGATCAAGGACCTCAAGGCGCTCTTCGCCAGGAAGGCCCGCGAGGACCGGGCCCAGGGCGGCCCCGGCGTCAGCGTCCTGGCCGGGGTGCTCAGCGAGAAGAGCACCAAGCGCGTCTACCCGAACGGCTCCCTCGGCGCCGGGATACTCGGCTACGTCAACGCCGAGGGCCGCGGCGCCGGCGGCCTGGAGTCGATGCTCGACGAGGAACTGGCCGGCCGGGACGGCAAGATCACGTACGCCCACTCCGGCGGCCGCCGCGTGCCCACCGCCCAGGCCCGCGAGACCCCCGCCGTCCCCGGCTCCGACATCGAGCTGACCATCGACCGCGACATCCAGTGGGCCGCCCAGAAGGCCATCAGCGAGCAGGTCGCCGCCTCCCGCGCCGACCGCGGATACGTCATCGTCCAGGACACCCGCACCGGCGAGGTCCTCGCCATGGCCAACGCGCCCGGCTTCGACCCCAACGACCTCTCCCAGGCCGACTCCGCCGCCATGGGCAACGCGGCGCTCCAGGACGCCTTCGAACCCGGCTCCACCGCCAAGGTCATGTCGATCGCCGCCGTCCTGGAGGAAGGCGCCGCCACCCCCTCCACCCACGTCGTCGTCCCCAACCGCCTCCACCGGGGCGACCGCCTCTTCAAGGACGACATCGACCACCCCACCTGGTACCTGACGCTCAACGGCGTCCTCGCCAAGTCGTCCAACATCGGCACCATCCTGGCGACCGGTCAGCTGGGGAAGAACCAGGCGGAGGCCAACCGGGTCCTCCACTCCTACCTGCGCAAGTTCGGCATGGGCAGCCCCACCGGCCTCGGCTACCCCGGCGAGACCTCCGGCATCCTCGCCGACCCGAAGGACTGGAACACCTCGCAGCAGTACACGATCCCCTTCGGCCAGGGCATGTCCCTCAACGCCATGCAGGCCGCCTCCGTCTACTCCACCGTCGCCAACGGCGGCGTCCGCGTCGAACCCACCCTGGTGCGCGGCACCCGCGGCCCCGACGGCCGCTTCACCCCCGCGCCCGAACCGGCGAGGACGCGTGTCGTCAGCGAGAAGACCGCCCAGACCCTCGCCGCCATGCTGGAATCGGTCGTCGACGACCGGGAGGGCACCGGCACCAAGGCCGCCATCCCCGGCTACCGCGTCGCCGGCAAGACCGGCACGGCCAACCGCGTCGACCCGCGACTCGGCCGCTACAAGGGGTACACCGCCTCCTTCGCCGGCTTCGCACCCGCCGACGCCCCCCGCATCACCGTCTACTGCGCCATCCAGAACCCCACCCAGGGCAGCTACTTCGGCGGCCAGATCTGCGGCCCCGTCTACAAGAAGGTCATGGAGTTCGCCCTGAAGACCCTGCACATCGCGCCGACCGGAGCACCGCCCCCGCGCATGCCGGTCACCTTCACACCCGGCGACCGAGCCGAGGGGAGCCCCCAGTGA
- a CDS encoding FtsB family cell division protein has translation MTKAGDPKGRAARLARFMPSGPATAARTPFVLLVVVLLGGGLIGLLLLNTSLSQGSFKLSELRKRTTELTDEEQALQRDVDARSAPDALERRARELGMVPGGGPAFLEPDGTVRGLPSPAPTPEPDPEPLPGETPHGADPSPAAAPNAPAPNGSVPNAPAPGNGAAPNAPAPHALPPGGAQPPSGPDPYARTPYDAPPYDAPPYAQPPNGGPAQVPPAPHAPAAPGTGAPAPAPPAAPAPPAPAPDPTPPGR, from the coding sequence GTGACGAAGGCGGGAGACCCGAAGGGGCGCGCGGCCCGGCTCGCCCGGTTCATGCCGTCCGGCCCGGCCACCGCCGCCCGGACCCCCTTCGTCCTGCTCGTCGTCGTCCTCCTGGGCGGGGGGCTCATCGGGCTCCTGCTCCTCAACACCTCCCTCAGCCAGGGGTCCTTCAAGCTGTCCGAGCTGAGGAAGCGCACCACCGAGCTCACCGACGAGGAGCAGGCCCTCCAGCGGGACGTCGACGCCCGGTCGGCCCCCGACGCGCTGGAGCGCAGGGCCCGTGAGCTGGGCATGGTCCCCGGCGGCGGCCCGGCGTTCCTGGAGCCGGACGGCACGGTCCGCGGCCTCCCCTCCCCGGCCCCCACCCCGGAGCCGGACCCGGAGCCCCTCCCCGGCGAGACCCCCCACGGCGCCGACCCGTCCCCGGCGGCGGCCCCGAACGCCCCGGCCCCGAACGGCTCCGTACCGAACGCCCCGGCTCCCGGCAACGGAGCCGCGCCGAACGCCCCCGCACCCCACGCCCTCCCACCCGGCGGCGCCCAGCCCCCGAGCGGCCCCGACCCGTACGCCCGCACCCCGTACGACGCGCCCCCGTACGACGCGCCCCCGTACGCCCAGCCCCCGAACGGCGGCCCGGCGCAGGTCCCGCCCGCCCCGCACGCCCCCGCCGCGCCCGGAACCGGTGCCCCCGCCCCCGCGCCCCCGGCCGCCCCCGCGCCCCCCGCCCCCGCCCCCGACCCGACGCCCCCCGGCAGGTGA
- a CDS encoding beta-class carbonic anhydrase, translating into MSTSAPLPAEAQGETVTDRLVEANRSYSEQFTDPGMDARPVLKVAVVACMDARLDLHAALGLHLGDCHTIRNAGGVVTDDVIRSLTISQRALGTRSIVLVHHTGCGLETLTEGFRDDLEQEVGQRPTWAVEAFRDVDQDVRQSMQRVRTSPFLQHTGDVRGFVFDVTTGLLREVDPAA; encoded by the coding sequence ATGTCGACTTCCGCACCCCTCCCCGCCGAAGCCCAGGGCGAGACGGTCACCGACCGGCTGGTCGAGGCCAACCGCAGCTACTCCGAGCAGTTCACCGACCCCGGCATGGACGCGCGCCCCGTGCTCAAGGTGGCGGTCGTCGCCTGCATGGACGCCCGCCTCGACCTGCACGCGGCCCTCGGCCTGCACCTCGGCGACTGCCACACCATCCGCAACGCCGGCGGCGTCGTCACCGACGACGTGATCCGCTCGCTCACCATCAGCCAGCGTGCGCTCGGCACCCGCAGCATCGTGCTCGTGCACCACACGGGCTGCGGCCTGGAGACCCTCACCGAGGGCTTCCGCGACGACCTGGAGCAGGAGGTCGGGCAGCGTCCGACCTGGGCCGTGGAGGCGTTCCGCGACGTCGACCAGGACGTGCGGCAGTCGATGCAGCGGGTGCGCACCTCGCCGTTCCTCCAGCACACCGGCGACGTGCGGGGCTTCGTCTTCGACGTGACGACCGGCCTGCTCCGCGAGGTCGACCCGGCCGCCTGA
- the mraY gene encoding phospho-N-acetylmuramoyl-pentapeptide-transferase: protein MRQILFAGAIGLFLTLIGTPLLIKLLARKGYGQFIRDDGPRTHGSKKGTPTMGGISFILATLIAYALAKVITGEDPTYSGLLVLFLMAGMGLVGFLDDYIKIVKQRSLGLRAKAKMAGQLIVGIAFAVLALQFSDKRGLTPASTKLSFITDFGWTIGPVLFVVWALFMILAMSNGVNLTDGLDGLATGASVMVFGAYTFIGLWQFQESCANAETLTNPNACFEVRDPLDLAVVASALMGACFGFLWWNTSPAKIFMGDTGSLALGGALAGLAICSRTELLLAILGGLFVLITLSVVIQVGSFRLTGKRVFRMAPLQHHFELKGWSEVLVVVRFWIIQGMCVIVGLGLFYAGWAADK, encoded by the coding sequence ATGAGGCAGATCCTCTTCGCGGGGGCCATCGGGCTCTTCCTGACCCTGATCGGTACGCCGCTGCTGATCAAGCTCCTGGCCCGCAAGGGATACGGGCAGTTCATCCGGGACGACGGCCCGCGCACGCACGGCAGCAAGAAGGGCACGCCCACCATGGGCGGCATCTCCTTCATCCTGGCCACGCTCATCGCGTACGCCCTGGCCAAGGTCATCACCGGCGAGGACCCGACGTACTCGGGTCTGCTGGTGCTGTTCCTGATGGCCGGCATGGGCCTCGTCGGCTTCCTCGACGACTACATCAAGATCGTCAAGCAGCGCTCGCTCGGTCTGCGCGCCAAGGCCAAGATGGCCGGCCAGCTCATCGTGGGCATCGCCTTCGCCGTGCTCGCGCTGCAGTTCTCCGACAAGCGCGGACTGACCCCGGCGTCGACCAAGCTGTCGTTCATCACCGACTTCGGCTGGACCATCGGCCCGGTGCTGTTCGTCGTCTGGGCGCTGTTCATGATCCTGGCGATGTCGAACGGCGTGAACCTGACGGACGGTCTGGACGGCCTCGCCACCGGCGCGTCGGTGATGGTCTTCGGCGCGTACACCTTCATCGGGCTCTGGCAGTTCCAGGAGTCCTGCGCCAACGCCGAGACGCTGACCAACCCGAACGCCTGCTTCGAGGTGCGCGACCCGCTGGACCTCGCCGTCGTGGCCTCCGCCCTCATGGGCGCCTGCTTCGGCTTCCTGTGGTGGAACACCTCGCCCGCCAAGATCTTCATGGGCGACACCGGTTCGCTCGCGCTCGGCGGCGCCCTCGCGGGTCTCGCCATCTGCTCCCGCACGGAGCTGCTGCTCGCGATCCTCGGCGGCCTCTTCGTCCTGATCACCCTCTCCGTGGTCATCCAGGTCGGCTCCTTCCGGCTGACCGGCAAGCGCGTCTTCCGCATGGCGCCACTCCAGCACCACTTCGAGCTCAAGGGCTGGTCGGAAGTGCTCGTCGTGGTCCGTTTCTGGATCATCCAGGGCATGTGCGTCATCGTGGGCCTGGGCCTCTTCTACGCGGGATGGGCAGCCGACAAGTGA